A stretch of DNA from Spirochaetota bacterium:
TGCTCGATAAGCTCGAGATCAAATAATCACGAGGAGTGAACCATGAAACGCACTGTACTCATCATAGGCGCCGCCGTGTGCGCAGCGCTTCTATCCATTTCCTGCGCATCGACGTCGGCGAGCGCTATCGACGGCTCGTTCAGCGTTAAGAAGGTCGACAGCTGGAGCAATCCGACGTTCAAGGGCGGGAAGACCAAGCGTGTCACGTCCGAAGGGGTCGGTGATGTCGGCAGGAGAGGCGTTGCCGCTGCCCGCGACGAAGCCATACAGGACGCGCAGCGCAAGGCCGTCATGGAAGTGGTCGGAAGCTATGTGACTTCTGAAGCCAATGTGCAGAATAACGAACTTATCAGCAAGAACATCACCGATAAATCGAGCGGTTATGTGGCCAATTACAAGATCGAAAGCGAAAAGAACGACAGCGGTCTTTACACCGTAACGATCAATGCCGAAGTGGGCATGGATATGATCCATGACAACCTGCAGGCGCTCGGTCTTCTTATCGATAAGGCGAATCTCCCGCTGATAGCCGTTATACTCAAGGAGCGCGGGATCGATAAGAACAAGAACGATTTCGAAGTGACCGGGATGAATATCGCGCTTGAGGCTGCTCTCAGCGCACGGGGCTTCAAGATCGTCGACCGCGATATGCTGAAATCGGTGCTGGCGAAGGAAAATATCCGCTTTACCGAGCTTGGCGGGGCCGCAATGGCGGGCGCGATATCGAAGATCGGCGTCGGGACCGGCGCTCAGGTCGTCATCGTCGGCGAAGCGCTCGGGACGTTCTTCAAGATGATAGAAGGGACCGAGATGAAGAGCTATCGCATCGCCATTTCGCTCAAGGCGGTCAATGTCGCGGATGGTACGGTGATACCGGGCACACAGATCAGCGAGCAGGGCGGCCATATGGGCGGCAGCGATGAGGACGTAGTGCAGGGCGGCTTCAAACGTGTTGCGGGCGAAAAAGTCAACGATAAGCTCATTTCGGCGATATCGAAGTCGTGGCAGGAGATAGCGCAGAGCGGCACCGAGTATACGTTGCTGGTCAGCGGGCTCAAGTTCAAGGACCAGCTGACGCTTGAGGAAGAGCTTCCCAAATCGTTCCGTAATGTCAAAAAGGTCTTTAATAAGGGTATGCTGGGGGATGCGGCGAAATTCCTTGTACGCTATCTCGGCAGCGCCCGTGATCTTGCCGCCGACTTGGAGCGGGAGGGCGAAAAAACGGGGTTCGTGCTTGAGGTCCAGAATATGGACGATAAGACGATAACCGTCAAGGCGAAGAAGGCGGCGAAGTAGGTCTCGTTCTCGACCACGGTATGGTTATAGTAACGGCAAGACCGTTATTGTAATAAAAAACTATTAGGAGCGTACTGATGAAAAAGATCATCACGGCAGTAGCGGCGGCGGCAGTCGCCATGTCGGCACTCGTCGGCTGCATGGGTGTCAGCAACAGCAATCCGGAAGGATGGATCAATGACGATACCTTCCGCGCACAGGTGACCGGTTATGCACCGGAAGGTTCTGAGCGCAAATGGCGTTCGGAAGCCAAAGAAGCGGCCAAGATCGTCGGTAAGGAAACGGTCATGACGAAGATGATCGGTTCGTACATCGAATCGACGGGCGCGACCGAGAACAATGAACTCATCGGCAAGGTCGTGAAGGAAAAAGCGGCCGGATCCATCGTGGGCATGGATATCGTCAAGATCATCGAAGAGAACGACAAGGAAAAGAGCGTAACTGCCATCGTTGAAGTCTCTTCGCCTGGCCTGAAAAAGCTTATGCAGGAACGCATTAAGCAGTATTTCCAGGAAATGAAGGGCAAGAAAGTCGGCGGCGACGCTGCGAAATAATCTGTCTTCGTTTTAGCCGAGAACAAAAATGCCTGCCGGGTGACCGGCGGGCATTTTTATTTGTTGCGCTTCAGCCACACGAGCGTCGCCCCGCCCCCGCCGAGACGCGCCGGTGCGGGAGTGAACGTGAGTACGTGTTCTGCGTATCGATGCGAAAGTTCATCGAGCACGAGTTTTTTGATGACGCCGATACCGCCGCTGTGAAGTCCCTTGCCGTGGATGATGAGCACGGGGGAAGCACCTGAGCGTACGGCACCGGTCAGGAAGCGGCTGAGCGCGGATGCGGCATCGCGTGATATCATACCGTGCAGGTCGATGGTATCTTTCGGTCTGGCATTCTTCACGTCCCCCGGCTTTATCGCACGT
This window harbors:
- a CDS encoding Smr/MutS family protein gives rise to the protein MDDRAVFESYLAEHPVLPKHEPVEPTRSRAIKPGDVKNARPKDTIDLHGMISRDAASALSRFLTGAVRSGASPVLIIHGKGLHSGGIGVIKKLVLDELSHRYAEHVLTFTPAPARLGGGGATLVWLKRNK